In Argiope bruennichi chromosome 4, qqArgBrue1.1, whole genome shotgun sequence, the sequence aaaaaaaaaaaaatccagttttttgtcaatatctttttacattattttttttgttggaaaGGGATAACTTTCTCATTCAGTTTCATGAGGGTAATTGTATacgtaaaaaaattttagatcagATAGAAAGTTAGGGAAATATTGCAAGCAGGCTCTGTGTGCTAAGGAATATTTCCttgaatattcaagaataaatttaggTTGAAGCATTGTGGATAAAcaacaattaataatttctttctaaaatgtcaGTATAGCCAGCAAGCTGACTCGATATAGACAGCTACAATTGATCAAGGTAAAAGGGAAATTTAGTGTGCTCCTTgctgcgccaaggatgccaagtcgTCAATAACGATGGCTTTCCCTACGATTAATCATTTCCATTGTTATTGATTATATTCTACTCAcaattaatgaaattacttttgatatttgtttgcagaattttacaaacttaaaagagtacttacgtattaacgccaccgcagctacagatttggcatTTTTTGCGCTAATGAGCCTATAAAGAGCAATCCTGTTTGCACACAACACTTAAAAagcgccaaatctgtagctgcggtggcgttaatacgtaagtacccttaaaaaatgttcaagaattttatttcaaatactaattatttaaaatgattttaatttccttttcttaataaacaaattaagaaaaaggaaaggaaaattaggaaagttaatattaataaaataaatacacatatcttttaaaaataagtatgaagctgaaaaaatgaaatagcattcattctaaacaaaattataaagtttttatatttttgttatttttatttcatagtaattCAAAAAAGAAGTGAAGGGAAAAAATGGTTCGTGATAACAGACGGATTGCAGCTCCAGAAAACTGCttgtcttttaataatttcaggaCAAAAAATCAGCCAGAAAGCTTGGTGTGTTTGGTTgctcatttcttttatttgagatttatctttagtatttattttaataataattgtttgattttatttatgcTAGATCCAAAATAACATAAGAAATGATGGCAGAACTCCCAGTGAATTGAAGTCTCTTTGtgagtatatttaataaattctccttttaaaactctttttatcatctcttaaattcaaagataaaattattttaacttctcTGAAGTGGGGTCCTTTGGTTTTTCTCACACATCTCAAAATTCattcctataatttttaattgtccaTTAATATGTCTATGAAAATAGCATCATAAGTCTTGTGCAATTGCAATTTCAGATTCTTAAGTTTTACTTAACAAATatgaagatatttcattttcaaaggtACATTATTGTGTCTTTTTGTTTTGGTCTCTCCATAGACTGCTTGTTACCTAATTCCTTATCCTAATTCAGTGATcttcaatatctcaaaaatgcaaatttctgtcaagaagaaaaataaaagatgagaTTCAACTGGCAGTTCTTCTCCttctttactatatttataaaatgtgtttgaatttttgctatttttgaagttaaactATTATCCCTCAGCCTATAAACTATTCTTCAAAAGCTctaacttatatttatttgtatattttcttaaaagtattcagggaaaaaaaaatctgtagttaaaattttattttatagcaaataaaatttaaaattttgttactcaCAGCtagaaagtattgaaataaaataattagattcttGTTGATCAGTTCAAGAGCAGTCAAAATACGcacaaaaatattgctttcttatGCATAGAAGCTGGGGGGACACTAGATAAAGTTGTATTTTAAGTGAGCTTTGCATACTTTGACTCTTgccatgctttaaaaaaaaaatcatgtcaccAGTACTTTTATATGTAATCACTATCAAgctattagaaaatatgcagtgatttttttttaatgtttcaaaaatttgtaattaattatttttaagtattataataaattatgaaataaatatctatttgaaactttaaaaaaagctttaattctatttatttttaaacaaagatgTATTTGTCTTCATATATGATTATTAACATTTCTTTACAGCTCTGCAAGTTGGTATTGTACCATCTGTTACTGGATCTGCCTATCTTGAATGtgggaaaacaaaaattatttgttctgtgtatgtttgatttattttgatgtttttcttgttttactCGTACATATTGAAAGGATATTGTTGTGATAAgcaaacaaaaactaaaaaacaccTATTAATAATGTgattaatttagtataatttgCTTTTGATATAGCATATAGATAAATGAcctagttatttatttttaatatagatattataataCAAGAGCGatctttatataattacaaattgacTTGTGAATCAAATTGTATTGATTAAAACTGGATAGATTCGTAATCAAAAGGTCAAATAAATTTGGAAGTATACTTTTTTTCCccatatatttctatgaaataagtAATCCCAAAGTTTATTCTAATTAGACGTCCTAAAGTGTTAGTATCTCTTTATTGTTTTCATGTAAGATTTATAGCCTGCATGCTATCATGTTTGAATGTATGCAAACAAatacaaattcagaaaatttttttaattaaaaattcctgttgagaatattaatattttaaaaataatcatgaaagtAATGGTGCATTATTACACAAAACAGATACAAAGTTTACAACAATGTTcagttttgattataaatatatttttaggagttcctgtctttttttcttttttttaaggaaaaagtaattgtctttttatagaatttaatgaatgttaaaattgaaattagagatgtttttcatgcaattaaagcaaaattaatttttccattgaccaaaaattttgaatttaaagcacTGTATTGTTAAATTTCTTCTAAGCAAACTtcagaattgaaaaatttataaaatgccacaaaaaaaatagaattatattcaGTACTTGTTCAGTTGTTTATGAAGACATGCAAATTAAATATGATATCCCATAATCCACTCTTCTAGGAAtggaattaaaggaaaaatatttttgtttaatattcttaaagttaaaaacggaaaaacattttaattgggactaaaaaaagtattatatcctTCATATTAATTATCCTCACTATACATTAGTCATTTTCAAGTGAGTAGTTGAGTTTCAACAgtttaatttaagtcattgaagaaaaatgccaaactAACATGAGacatatatttatactttcaCTTTTTAGAAATGGGCCTCGTGATGTTTTGAACAAAAGTGATTCATCTGTTAAGGGGCAGTTATATTGTGAGTTTAAATATGCAATGTTTTCTGGCAAAGAAAGACAACCATATCTACCTACTGATGAGGAAGCAAGTATTTCTAGATCCATTCAAGATGCCTTAGAACCTGTAATTTTACTagtaagttatttaaattaagaaggttttattattattattccaaaccCAAAAAATCTAATGGTAGTATTCCAATCCCAATAGTTGTATATATAATTTGAGCTTACAAATGTGTTTCTGAGAATGTAGAAAAAATGTATAGCATGAATATGTTGTCAGTttgattgaattatatttaaaagtttctttgacatattctttaaaaatgtatatctgGTATTTAAGGCTTTTATATTCCTGTTGAAATTGTATATGTACTGTGTAGTGTGAAATATTACTTACATttagaagggattttttttttaaatccttaataatgttttgaaaccataaatttttttcaaagtgtatgatttgttattaatataaattctgtaattacTTGCCTGCTGCTCTGTGCTATTACTAATGTTTTAAACTATAAACATTTCAAGGAATGCtctgttgaaaattttaagttcagAATTGGTTAATAATATGCATGAAATACCATTAAccaaaaagtattcaaaaatggataaaagttttcttttaaccCTCTTGCTGTGTATCCCGCGATTTCCACATGCAACGTAGAAGTAGCAAAATTTGTGTACCCTGCAATTTCTGCAGGTTTTCTTGTCTCTTTAGCTGTGCAACCCATTCTTTTCCCGTTCATGGTTTGCTTGATTAAGATCTGGGTTAACAGATAGTGTTAGTTGTCCATGGTTCTGTGAAATATAAAAGCATGTTTTGCAGCATTTTGCATGCTCTTTTCAAATCTCAAAGATGTTTGACAGGGAATGCTTCACAATTTTGAacctattttgataaaagaattatgcaGTGAGAGGTTtaatagaaacttattttttaattcagtaaacaTGTTGTTCtttatgattagaaatttttgagtaatttaaCTCTTaacaaatgaatacattttttttagaacagTGACTGCTTGATCGAATCTTTAGCAAATTAATTGCTTCATTATTATAGCAAGAAAAAGTGCATAATTTATAATACAGTAACTGTTGAACATAACAAATTTCTTGAAATCTCATGCCACGCTATCTAATCAGAGGCGGTTCGGGAGGGGGGCATTTATGTCACAAATGTGGTGGTATTCGTTCactaaggatttaaaaaaatttccagaaataaaagtaatgttatgtatcttgttaaaaaaattgctttttctgaTTGAAATTGAACTAGCTATTGTCAATATAGATTATGAAGAAGaagaagttaagaaaaaaaatagcagaacTGATTGCAGGCTTATTTTGACCATAAAATCtattagggagaaaaaaaaatccttgtaatcTCTTAGTAGTTGAGATCATTATTAGGTTATGCATATATgctttacaaatttcattaacaaaGCATAaagtgtgcattttttaaattaaaaatcgatttatgttatttcatcatttcttaaattttatttctacctttttttttttttttttttttttaaattagagtaaGAGAGAGGGAAGTGCAACAAAGTGCATATTCAACATGAAcatcaagaaattttgaaatatatcttttgattttGGCTTTACACTTAATCCCTCAAGAATGAAATTACATCTTAAAGTATACTTATTAGCATATTTTGGTTGAAAAGAACTGTTAGTAGGAAGCCAACTATTTAATGAAGTATCTCTAAACTCTGTACCATTTAGATCCTGGGTGATATTTTGGGGATTGGGGCACAAAATATcatgtatattttgtttaatgataataaataatatttcattttctgcaCCGTCTTTGCTGCAAATGTAAGGGATGTTCTTTATCATGCTCccaaataatttatatctaaataattatttgttataaaatgaaatttgagaaaaatcatgcattacaataaattttaaaatgctaaattttggaatttcaaaatagttcaatattttgaattttagctATATCTGGATAATAATTTATCCTGCAGGGTTAATGCagggaaattcaaaattattgcttTGTCCTTGTAAATAATTAGAGGTAGAAAAATTTGAGCAAATATAGAAGGAAATTAAAAGTTCCACGTGTTCATGAATAATAATTGTTCATTGTGTTTATCCTTGATCAAACAGATAACATATCAATAGCATTCCACTTTACTACCATGTGAACATTCTTCTTGACCAACCCTCATTTTGTTTACTTGCTActtttttaagaagttttgagACAGAATTTGTAACATggctaaataaaatgaaattgcagGAAGATATTTCTGATGATTTAGATATCCACATGCAGAGCATGTATGTGGTTATTGAACAGGAATAGTTGTGAATATTCTTCACTTTACTGCTGAAAAATGAAGTTTTGCATAGTTGTTGACCAAGAGCAGTTAAATAGAGCAGATTTTATGTACATGAACAAAACTTTATGTTCCAGTTAGTATtgtgttgaaatttttctttttcctttgtttattAAGAAGTTATAGCCATTTGTAAGcagtgcatttattttaattactctgTATAATCTTACCTATTTAGTATAGGATGCaaacatattatttatcttttgttcTCTGCATactgtatgaaaattttaaatattaagatctAAACAAGCAGTGTCTTCAGGACATTGGTTATAAAGCAATATTCTTTGTTTCTGTATCATTGCAATAATGTTCCTGCAAATATGATTACGTAATGCAggttcaaaggaaaaaaaaatataaaaaaattattacatttttcttgtaattgacacttattctacttttaaaatttttttttttatttctattaaaataaaactgaagataTTATTCAAAAGCATTCTTTTATATATGCCATATCATAcaattgctataaaaatatttttctccgcTAGCACAAATTTCCGAAATCAAGATTGGAtattactatttttgttttagaaaatgatGGTGGAGgtaaatattcttatattgtcatttttaattcCCTACCTGATGTTACAGAAGGATTTATAAATCATTCCTTTTAATAATTTGCCTTTAGTTGTAAGTGCTGCCATTACATGTGCTGGAGCGGCCCTATCAAATGCTGGTGTGGAAATGTATGATCTTCCTATTGGATGCAGTTTagtatgtttaattttgtaattaagctgcatattttatgaattacaaaaagttaattttctaaaaatagattatgcatattttgtttgtctttagcaaattttaaatacattatattttaatgctttgatATTGTGTATTTTCAGGACCTATCAtgttatttataacataaaattaaatcatgaaaactcagtaaacatttgcatttaattttattgtacataatGCCTTACTTAGTTgttatttcattacttaaaaaggGCTTTCTTTTATGTGTAATAAACTGGAGAagtacagtaatttttaaaatattagcttaaGATTTTTATGAATGTCAACATTTTAGTTGTCTCTAAGTCTGGAAATTaaacttttggaattatgtatctGTGTTAATATTGTATCTCAAAAGAATCAAGTTAAATGACTGAAATTTGACATATGCAAACACGTCATATTTCtgcaaaaattcagatttcagtattgaattttatgattcttGGAGTCAATCTATTTTCAGTTATCTAGTAatccttcaatatttttaatatcctaagttttttaatataaatatattcattttattatttaattaatagaatttattttacttcttggtgtttattttttaattaatccattattttaggaaatttaattttttgtgtttcaAAACTGTCATGTCTTCATATGATTTCTTCGAAACTATTGACCAGCATCAACAGATCGACTAGAATAAGTGCTGTTCTTAAATATTTGCTCAGTTAAGCAAAATTTTGCTGAGTCAGCAGCTGTGGTttcctcaaaatttatttatacactcactgagaaagatttttatctcCCTCAGTATTAcatgaaaattatgaatcttgGGCAAAGCTGTAATTTCTATGgcttctcatatttttattttcagtgttctGCAAACGAATGTTTTGTGCTTTGTAGTAATATAAACAATACTAAATAcacattttgagttttttttgtgtgtgtttgtttgttttttactaaataaaactaaatttcaaatagggctataattttaaaaacaaaatcatgtatcaaatttcatttatctaaattgtgTTTTGAATTATGTTGGAGTCCATGCTGACGTATGGAGCAACATACAGTCAATCCTATtatgaatttagttcaaaatttgatgtgggTCGCTATTTTAAGTGCTAGGACTATGTTCTAAATCTTTATTTATCTGGGTCTTGTATATTGTAGTTGTGTTCACTTGCAGAGAGACAAATATCTTTTGAAAGGtttccattcaaattttgatagagatccataaatttgatttaaaacctTCATACGAAATTTCATATACCTTGCTccaagcatttttgagttttttcatATATAGACATAAACACTATTGTTGctcaaaaaaatctgaaacgtgggaaaaatcattaaaatctctttaagtttgaatttcttaacgattcaatttttttctctttatatatgaaagagtaaaatttattcaaatcatgACTTATTAAAACAAACTTAATTGGCTTACTGCCtgtattaaatgaaatcataataaatattttacattattgctCTTAATTAATCACATCTAGACACTATCTAAAGTTACTTCTAAAtatcctttatttaatttatttatttatgcattgttatttcatttattgaagatAATAACTGTATTGCAGCACAAAGATAGATTAATTTAATCACTAGAgtcaaatgaattcaattttaattataataattgtctTTCTGGTTGCTGTATTTTAGTTTTGCTGTATCCATAATTCAATATACTGGGCTCATTTctgattgttttattaaaattggatgaatattatttcttttgtagacaTAATAGTATACTGTCTTTTAAAAGCTTATATAAATGATATTCTCATGTAggaaataatgtgaaatttagtGGGAGGCAAACTTTTTTATGGCTTTTTAAATGTCAGTTTGTTCAAATTTTAGAATGCATCTGTAATAGACATAAGATATGAAACATTAAATGTCTTGTATTAtacactaaatatatatatatatatatatatatatatatatatatatatatatatatatatatatatatatatatatatatatatatatatatatatatatatatatatatatatatataaattattaccaCACTTTACCTATTTCAAGGAATTGGTGGAATATGGTATAAATATAGAACCACTTCAAATATGAACATAAGAAATCTGAAGTTAtcaaaaaaatgttgtaaacagtagaaaaaaaataaaaatgcaaatctaaataTTGAGTAGTAatgtcttatattttaaatttaggttCATTATGATTCAACAGTTCTTATTGATCCAACAGCTGAAGAGGAATTGTATTGCAAGGTATGATGCAGATATGTTTTGTTGATTTaatggaaaaatacattttaatatttttctctaatgatatattcatgattttttttttcagtcaaaggAAGAATGCAAGTATATGGCTATTGCAATGATGGCTGAATATAAGAATCAAGTTATTTATATGGACAGCTATGGTTATGTCAATCCTACTCTACTTTCTGAAGTAAgttttgatttctaatttttgaacTGTTATTAAGTTTAAGATGCCaaataaaatgtgtaaacttttttaaaaaaattaagaaacttccAGTTTTTGATAAATTCCTCTTAAGATAAGCTTCTCGTCCCTCTTAATGCTGATATAAAtactgcaatttaaaattatgggGGGgactaatattttaatcaaaattgtatttatatatatatatatatatatatatatatatataaacttaatcaTGTCATCGTCCACTTTTACAACAAAAAGATTTGTGTGGTAAATGTGTAACTTTTATAACTTggtattaattcattatttttttaagttccaTTAAACTCTATCAAGATGacatttagatttatatttagtAGTAAAATTAATTCACCTTTTAAGGAATATTCATCCAAAagtaatcagaaaaatatttgacaagcacttgtaaataatgtttagttttaataatgtaatactAAAGAATCACATATGACAAAATAGCATGTCATGCTGGAGTATAAATTTTAATGGTATGTTCCTGCTGAAAAGAGAAACTACTCAACTTTTGATGTCCTCACAGAAAGAGAAAGCTAAATAAACTACATACATCCTGGATCTTTTTTTACTCATTAGTGATTAGGGTGATGGTTAATGATGTAATAAAAGGCTTAGTATATTTCATATCATAGAACATTTTGAGCCTGGATAACCTagttggtagggcattggattcgcatCTCTTGAATTGTGAGTTCAAACCCCGCTGGTCGAAGACTTCCCATGTGTGGTAGCGGTTGGTGCATATATGAATCTGTTGttgccacaaagtcctccaagtcgagacaataccactggggtggatcagaggtgatcgttctctgattcaggtctaaattacgatctgtggttgagtgaatgaagtccgccgcgtaaaaagggttgtgacgcatgagtTGCTAAGTCTTACTCTTTGCCCTAGATGGTGCTATTGAAACAAGAGATGCTCTATTGcttaaaaaactgattttctcggtgggcttgtctatgagaagtgccataagaaacaacacaacaacaacaacttcacattttaggaaataatgaaataaataattgccaTTGAATGTTATAAGAtcaacattgaatattttttttattttaattaaagtatttgctttttattacagAGTTTGAAAACCTTACAATCGTCTTGCCATCAAATATTAACTGATATCCGATTGTGCTTGATGCAGCATGTTGAAGATAGGTGTGACCACCAAGATGATGAACCAAGTGAAGggtaaatattatactttttgttATATCGTCTTGTCTGCCTTCTTGCAAAGCATACTTACATGAAGGCATTGTGCATGGTTAGTTgactatcaattttatttaatgtggataatttgctttaaaaaattaagcaagtcATAACATATGACTTGTGACAatagattgattaaaattttttagttctttatttaGATAAACTGAAATAGAAAAGAATCTGTCAGAAGGAACAAAATTAGATGGCgttatcaataaatttgaaattacttaacAAGTGCAATTTTAATGTAATGGTTTATTTATTGCCATAATTctaatgcatataatttaataatacatttttttttatttttttttactgttttattttgtatgcatatttacatttgttttcttataattgtcactctaaaaaaaatagacttttgttaaattttgtatttgtgataatataagcttttttttttaaggaaatgatTCTCTAGTTAGCACAAGCTTTTCAATCTGAATTAATTGAACTTGCTGTTAATTCATCGcatgcataaattatattttggtttgctttggatgaaattattattgacatttaaataattccaaaaaaatttcattatgcatacactgacttaaaaatttcttattgtgGATGCAGATGTTTAATCAAATGGCATCCAACAATGATTATTATAGAATGGACTAGATTAGTTTGTATTTAAATAGCATAATAATCCCTACAATTAAACGGCATGATAATCACTTCTTTTCTAGAATTGAGTCTGTGTTATATTAATTACCTGTTTATTTCAGTCCTTGTTTATTTAtgtctgaattattttataataagattatctgctcaaatgtttccaatattttcaaatttaaagaaaaggaaaacttttcaaaaagttaGGCTGCCCCCCCCCCAATACAGCTTAAGAGAATTTTAATGTTActgtttaaacttataaatatgtACTGAGCAGGGGTCtgtgtcttatttttttttttttcatgaaaatatgaaGTTAATGATTTGTTCCAATTATAATGGCTAAATGTGTTCTTTGCTATATTGGGATGCATTCAACCATTATCAATCACAATTTAGAAAAGATCATGATTGTAGTTgataataattgagaaaaaatattaatttttaaaaaaagatcctGACACTGTagctatttgaaattataaagaaaaacttttggaATATTTCCCCTCTTACTGCACCAACCAAGATTGATAGAACAAAacagtcttctttttttttttttttttttttttttaacaaaattgaatttttaacactGAGTGAaagtattgatataaaatattaatcagttaTATCCTCCTGTATAACAactatttatcaattatattctgtatatttttttaaatctataaaaatttatacatatatatatatataatattaaacactAATATACTTGGCAGAGAAATCGAGCTACAAACTAATTGtcaaatggcaacagtcaaatacaaacaaaatattatacacatttcagactgcttcagTCATAGAAAATTTTTGCAGCTGTATTGAATCAAATGCTTCACTTAGCTAATTAATGAAgctacaaaattttctgaaaatacttcATCATTTCACCAAATAaaacattcagtcagaggaacgtagatataaaagaaatcaataaatatgcTTCAAACAAAAAGATCAATGAAATGCAAGTATAGGCTTAACCGTTGCTAGATAAGAAATCGtggtaaaatttaaagtttacagTTTCTCATCAAGCACATCAAATCCTGCTGATTGTCCAAAACTTCTCTAAAAGTCTACAATCCTAATGGTATACCAGAAATGTTAACGAGCtgtttttaaagttgcaataaaaaactGTCATGATTATATTTGACAAGAAATCActgcaaaattttacaattttggtgccatatattaatcttaaatctCACCATAATTGTAATAACTTACTTATGAAATTGGTCCACAAATTTCCTTAAACagttatcttattaaaaaaaaactttatgtatTATCTTAAGATACAAAAAGagacctttttaatgatatacatttgatttttgaagatttttttcatttaacttgaatGATGcttttaattcagtttgatacactatctgaaacaatgtatttaaatctataatgaaattcaaactctccATCAAAACACTCAATCATGTGTTTTTGCCAATCATTAAATGCATAataggatttttatttcataatatatacactttgtaaattgcagtaaattgttttaattgaattcatgtgttttagtcatattaaattataaggtgaaatgttttttaaagaaatatatcctatattaataatttaacagtctAAAAATTAGTAATCTGCAcaaacaagctggtcgccaaaagcgactagtttactatacttttttatatattgtaaattataaaccataaaaaaattataacttttattttttaactcttgaCTTAATGAAGCTATTGTGCAATTTGATGGatctttttagagtttttttttttttttttttttagcaataactttctgatttaaattttcctcacagattaaaaataaaaaagctagTCCTTTAAATTTCAGTTACCCTTCCCCTGATCCATCCAATCAGATATCTGGGTACATGATATAGTGGCATATTTTAATTAGTCAATCCaacaatttaaagcaataaaaatgtgttttgctttttaaagtaCAATTTAACTGGACTAAGATTTCCATATCATTTCATTACTCAAATCTATTCTTAGGGCACTTTGGTGCTTACATGTGCCATCTTGCTGATGTTTAATGGGAACATAATTTTATCCTACAAAATTAGGTAGCTTAAGTCTCATATCATGGAAGATTATTTTCAGTGCTAAACATTTCAGTATATGGTATAATCCAGCCAAACTCTGATAAAAGTATAGATAAGTGTGTTTTATCAGGAGAaactttgctatttttttttttttttcttgtttagttAGGGCtttgaaattcttcaaatgatgcctcttttttttttttttttttactgattttatagTTAACATCATACATATTTGCTGTATCGCTGCTCGAGACGATTACTCTCCTTACTGAAAATATTGtccttattgaaatatattaaaacatattgctTTTGTCAATACATGtgacaatttataaaaacaaaatctagTAGTatcttacttttcttttttttctatgctCAATATCTTGtctcagttttattaaaatctgtatgtaggaaaaataaaattaaattactgctgtttttgtaatttt encodes:
- the LOC129965947 gene encoding uncharacterized protein LOC129965947, translated to MVRDNRRIAAPENCLSFNNFRTKNQPESLIQNNIRNDGRTPSELKSLSLQVGIVPSVTGSAYLECGKTKIICSVNGPRDVLNKSDSSVKGQLYCEFKYAMFSGKERQPYLPTDEEASISRSIQDALEPVILLHKFPKSRLDITIFVLENDGGVVSAAITCAGAALSNAGVEMYDLPIGCSLVHYDSTVLIDPTAEEELYCKSKEECKYMAIAMMAEYKNQVIYMDSYGYVNPTLLSESLKTLQSSCHQILTDIRLCLMQHVEDRCDHQDDEPSEGAISKKAEAHLKLLQPQKYINALLEHDLRPGGRSLTNFRSVLINTGSIGTACGSALVKLDDTSVLCGIKAELTNPLSNEPDKGFFVPNVTLTSICSNRYVPGPPTEQAQVYSQIIMDLWKNSPFVDPTDLCIAPNKLSWCLFAEMVCLSSDGNVLDACILALMAALRNTKLPEVVVNEETNSIEVTEKLFDLKINYFVFSATYAVLEKSCVADPSSEEESLAKSCITVFLKDKHEINVHSFGPVKEDQLFHCIDCSKQRFSEMKELLEALN